From Pseudodesulfovibrio nedwellii:
TTTTCCAGCCATACTTCATAATCGTGATGCAGGCCGGACTCATCGTCATTGATGAACACCGAGGCCGTGATGTGCATGGCGTTGACCAGACACAGTCCTTCATGAATATTGGATTCTCGCAGGCACTCTTCCACCTCTTCCGTGATGTTGATGAACGCCCGACGGGTCGGGACTTCGAAGAACAGTTCTTTGCGGTACGATTTCATTGTTGTTCCTTGATTCTTTTTTCCCACTCCCGAACACCCCCATCCACCATATGAAATAGCGGATGAGCATCAGGTCTTTCGATTGCCTGAGATTCTTTGAACCGTTTAGGATCTCGTTTTTTCAGTTTTTTTAACAAATGATGCCATTCGTAGTCGAGTTGGCCTGATGTCTCTTCAATGGAAGGGGCAGTTGCTGTCTCATCAATCTTGTTCGCGTTGAAATTGTAGTTGCGTTCGCGTGATTCTGTCAGCACAGCGGAAAGGTATGCATCAATGGCGATTAACGGATTGGGATGTTCGTGGAAACGGGTGAGTTGCGGGTGGTTTTTATACCCTTTGGTTTGACCATGAAGTACTGCGCGCGCAAGCAGACCTTCACGCCAGAGCGCTACTAAACCTTTGGCGTCAAGGTGTTTGGGGTGCACGGTCCAGAGCCGCACAGGCGTTACCTCGTTTCGGCCAGATAGCCCAGCTCACGCGAAAAGTCGTCGGTATCGACAGGCTTGTCATGGAGCAGGTGGCCCAGCCGCATCATAGGGCCGGTAGGAAAATCCTTGGTCCAACGATCATAGTAACCGGTGAAGCCATACATCCAGAGCATTTCTGAGGTCTGTGTGAAGACCTGATCTGCAAAGGAGCGCCATGTAGTGGTGGTTTTTATTTCCCAGACGGGGAACTCTTCTCCGTCCACTTCACGTTTGCCCTTGAAGTCCACGGTGATGTCGAGTCTTCCGTTGGGCCTTGGGATGACTGACCAGTAATAGAGCCAGCCTTCGCCGCCCCATTCGAATTCCGTGTGGCGATAATCTTTTTCCATGTTGGTCGGCGCGTTTAGGTTGTGGATATCACATAAACATCTGAACAGGTCCTTGAGTGGTTCAGAGAACGTGGATTGAACGCTCAGATCGTAGTGGGAGTCACTGGCAATCAAGCGACATTCCAACCGACCGGAGCTGATTTCCGGGAAAAAAATCTGAAAACGTTCGCCAGACATCCGTACCTCCAAAGAAAATACAATTTCTCAAATCCTACACAACTCCTTTTGGATTAGCAAAAGGAATGGCGTTGAAAGCGACTCTCATTGTTTTTGGGAAAGGGCGAATTTCAAATCCTGTCAAGATGATTTTTTATACCAATCGAATGATTTTATTCTACATTCAGTCACATTCAGTCGTTTTTCGAAAAACCCGTGTTAGGTTTTTTTCCCGGCCCGGAGGTCTCGGCAAACGGCCCTTGCAATCATGGCGAAATAGTTTCGCTGACGGTTACGTGGACACCCGTTGACAGGACACAGCTCGGATACCCGGACTCGTTGAGAATTTGTAACGGACAAGGAGAAAACGATGTCCACAACTGTCAGTAATGGTTTTGTAACCCAATATGTTGAAATGGTGCATCAGGCTTATCAGGCTCAGGGCTCTAAAATGCGCCAGACCGTCCGCCTTCAGAGTGAGGTCGAAGGTTCCAAGTGCGTGTTTCAGAAAGTCGGCAAGGGTGCGGCTGGCAAGAAAACCCGTCATGGTAACGTACCGCTCATGAATCTCAACCATTCTAATGTGTCCTGCACACTGTCTGACTGGTACGCAGCCGAGTACATCGACAAACTTGATGAACTCAAGGACAAGGGCGACGAAAAGCAGGTGGCTGCCAATGCCGGTGCCTGGGCTTTGGGGCGCAAGATTGATGAATTGATTATTACCAAGCTCGGCGGTGCCGCCAACGTGGTCGCTGAGAACACATCCGGCCTGACCAAGGACAAGATCCTTCAGGCCTTCGGTACTATGAATGCCAATGATGTGCCGGACGACGGTCATCGTTTCGCTGTAGTCGGTCCGCACCAGTGGAATGAGCTGCTCAATATTCAGGAGTTCAAGTCCAGCGATTACGCTGGCGAACAGTATCCTTGGCTCAAGGGAACAGAATCCCGCACTTGGCTCGGTATCACCTGGATGTTCCACACCGGCCTGCCGCTGGATAACGGTATGCGCAAATGCTTTGTCTACCATCGCAACGCTGCTGGTCTGGCTGAGGGCCAGAAGGTCAAGGCTTTTGTGGACTGGGTGCCGGAAAAGGCCGCTCATTTGGTGGACCATATGCTCAGCGCCGGTGCCTGCCTTATCGACCCGGACGGCGTGATTGAAATTCAGTGCGACGACGACGCAGTGATTCTTTAAGCTCGCTCAAAACTACAACCGGAGGGGGCGACCCCTCCGCCATATATATGGAGAATTGAACAATGGCATACGTAAGTGAAGACATGCGGCTCATGGGTGGCGTCCCGGGTCAGCAGTTGTTTCTGTATCGTTCCGAAGACGCTGTCGCATCCGTGACCGGCTCCGGTTATTTTGATGAAGCAGCTATCGATTACACCCTCGGGACTGGCGACATCATCATCGCCTGCACCGGCGCTGATCAGGCCGAGGCCGTGGATATGTTGGTCGCCACCAATACGGACGGCGTGGTCACGATAGTCAGCGGTACTTAACCTGTTCGACTCATAAGGAGTCGATTTCAAAAAGCGTTTCATACTCCTCCAGAGGACCTTCTTTCGGGAGGGTCCTCGCTTTTTTGAAAACGGCTGTAAACAAAGGGCAAAAGGTAAATCTATATGAAAGATCTATTGAACAGCGATAAATATACGAGTATAAAAACCAGTAATATGACCGGCGCAGTTGGCCGCCAGTGGCTTGAATATGCAGACGGCATATTTGAACCGGTTCGTAAGGACGGGAACCTGAACAAAAAGTATCATGACAACAAATGTTCTCTTGACTGGTGGGTGGTGGACAAACCGACGGATTGGAATCCATTGACCGAAGGGAAAAAGGTTTCTTTGAATCATGATTATGGTCAGGAGGGAAAGCCGGGCGCAAAAGTGAGGCTGAAACCCCTTGGAACGGCCAGGCCGGGTGATAACGAACGGAATCGACAGACCATGGAATTGCGATATGAAGACATGGGGAAGCACAAACCCCAACTGTTCGCTTCCAAGACAACTCTGGGTCAGGGGTCTGCCGCATTGCAGGAGCACGGCATTAATCCGAATCAGGGTTCCGGGCATGAAAGGAGACCTCCGTCTTCTTCCAGAGATGCGGCATGCATGGAAAAGGCCAATATGGATAAAGGGGATTCTGAGTATACTCGTTGGCTTTTGGAGATAAAGAAAAATCCGCCGTGGAAAAGCAAAGAAAAGACGCCAACGGAAAAGGTGCAAAGTGTGACGCATCCGTTGGGAGAAGAGGTCGGAGTGACTATATTACAAGAGCTGTTGAGAAACTCAGGGCCTGCTGGCAGGGCCTTGGGTAAAGGTCTTGGTCCGGTTGGAATTGCGTTGGATGTATTGGATGGTTCAGAGGTGTGGTGATGACTCGACATATTCGAAAAGCTCTTATTGATATGGCTGGCCATGTGGCTGTTGCAGCAATCGTCTTTGGCTTGTGCTATTGGTGGTCTGAGCGAATTGATTTTTCATTTATTTGCAGTTCGATTATCATCGCCGGTGGTATCAAAAATTCCATTATGACGTACAATTATGAAAAGCGACATCGTGTGAAGTAAAAAATGGGGATGCCCATTCGGACATCCCCGTCTATTTTGAATAACCGTAAGCTTTAGAATTTGAGCGTCAATCCAGATCCGACTTCCTTGAGCGGACATTTTTTTGCCATGGCGATTTTGGCGTAGAGGTCGGTACAATGACAGGCGTAGAGGTTTTCCAGGTTCAACGCGGCCAGATAGTCCGTCGTCGGATCAAGCCGTTCCGGTTTGGCCTGTTGCAGGTGAAAGCCACCAAGGACCGTGTGGACTTTGTCCACACCTGTGACGCGTTTTGCTTGTTCCACGGTGTTGCAAATGCCGGCGTGAGCACAGCCGGATATGACCACCAGTCCAGAATCCGAGACGTAAGCCAGAGCGGTGTCGTCAGGCATCTCGTCAGGTACTGGACCATTCTCTTCAATGCGTTCGCCCAGTGGGGCGGGTGGCTCGAAATCCATAACTCGTTCGATTTCGCCGAGTGCAACTAGTGTGTCCGTGAGCCAAACCGGCTTGTCGGTCAGGGTTAATTCAAATTGACGCGACAATTTTTCCTCTGCCAGCAACATGCCGAGTTCGGGCACTGCGCTTTTGCGTTTGGAGGTGAAGGCCTGCGGATGGGCCACAAGCCGAGGGCGTGTGTGCGGCTGTTTGTGAATAGCGGCCTCGAAATGATGGCGAATCAGATAATCCAACCCCCATGTGTGATCGAAATGCCCGTGGGACAGGGCAACCCAGTCCAGATTGAGCAGGTCGATCCCTTTGCGCTGGGCGTTGATCATGAAGGCGTCGGAATATCCAGCGTCGAAAAGTATGTTTTTGTCGCCATCCTGAATGAACATGGACAGTGCGGGTTCGGCCAGGAATTGGGTGCCGATGAGTGAATTGTTATCAACGAGAAAAGTTAGTTCCATGGGGGGCTCCGGGTTATTGTCACTGGAATCAATTGCGGAAACAGTCTATGCTCTTCCCATGAATTCCCGCAACCTTGTTTTATCACTTTTCCTGTTGTCTCTGTTGACTTTTTTCCCGGGTCACGCTTCGGCCCTTGATGTCCAATTCCTTCATATAATAGATGGGGACTCTTTGGTGGTCGTGTCTGGTGGCGATTCCGTCGAAGTCCGGCTTATCGGTGTGGATGCCCCGGAATATCGACAGGAATACAGTAACAAGGCCAAAGTCTTTTCCCTGAAATTCTGCCATGGCAAACGTCTGAAATTGGTCTTTGATCGAGAGAAAAAGGACCGTTACGGCAGAACGCTCGCCTATGTTTACGCCGACGGCGAAATGCTTAACAAAGCCATAATTCAAGCTGGTTTGGCCCTTGCCTTTAAGATTAAGCCCAACACCAGATATTCTTCTCATTTTAAGGCTGTTGAGAAAGAAGCCAAGAAAGCGAAGCGAGGCTTTTGGCGATTCGGTGGTTTGAAACAAACTCCTGCTCAATGGCGTAGGGCTCATTAGTCGGCTTGCGATAGCGGCACATCTGCACATTTTTCGGCCTTGCCGAGTCCTCACCGTATTAAGATACGGCTGCGGGTCGGCTGCGTCCGAGAAAATGCACATCTGCACCACTCTCCCAAGCCTCGATGCGTCGGGGATGGAGAGCCGTTGTTGAGTGCGTTCGCACTTCAAAGCACTCCATTATTAAGAGTAAAGAGTGTGTGGTTTTTAATAGATGTGAGGTTAATCTTATGGTGCGAACGGTTTAAGAATACTTTCGCCAAAGGCGACACAAAAAGTTTAGGAAAAGGTAGGGATGGGGGTCTGGGGGAAGGGGAGGAAAGAACCCTTTTTAAAGGGTTTTTCCTCCCCTTCCCCCAGCCGCCGGAGGCCTTTTTTATCCCAACCGACGGGCGAACTCGGAGACGATGATGGCTCCGGCCTGTGCTACGTTGAGCGAATCAAATTCCCTCTGGAAAGGCACGTGCACACTGTGGTGACAGAATTTGGAGACGCCGGGTCGGATGCCTTTTTCTTCGTTGCCAAGCACGAGTACAGCGGGCGTTTCGAGTTCGGCGGTATAGACGTTGGCCGAATCAGATGTCATGCGGGCAGCATAGAGTGTGTAGTCGTAGTTGACGCAATCTTTCATGGCGTTGGCGAGATTGCCGACCTTAGCGACTGGCAGCTTGTTGAGCGCACCAGCAGAGGATCGGAGAGCTCCGGCACCGAGATAGGCTCCGTGATGCTGGCAGACGATGAGTCCGGCTCCACCGAGCGCGTGGATGGTCCGGGCAAGAACGCCGACATTGCCGGTATCCTGTACCTGATCCAAGGCTACGATGAGCGGCAGCGGAGCGTCCACAGCATCTTCGAGAAGTTGTTCAAGCGGAGTGTAGTCGAGGGTGGCACATCGGGCCGCGATTCCCTGATGATTACCCCGATACATGTAATCGAGGTCCTGAGCGGAAACTGACTTGTGCGGAACTTTTTGTGTCCGACACAGCTCAATTATTTCTTCCACGGCCTGATCACGTCGTCCTTTTCGAAAGGCGACGAAGTCCACTTTGCGTGGGTTGTCCATGAGGAGTTCTTTGACCGGCTTGTTGCCAACCACATAGATTTTCCCGTCTTTTTTGTCCCGGTCATTATTTTGCATTTGTCTGTCCCTCTAAGTTGTGTGACAAAAAGTTGCACATGGTTGCGCGTGCCACGGGCACCGTGTAGGCATTTTACGCCTCTATTGCAATCCTGTGCAAGGTGCGATAGCAGGATAATCACGGACTTCTTGAGGTCGAGATTTTTTCTAGACTTTCATATGTCGGGCTTATCTGATAATGGAGTGCGGAAGTTGGAGGATAATTTGAAAGTTTTCAAATATGGATATTTGCTTGCGATGACGGTGCTTGTTGCGGGCTTTGCGGCTGGCTGTACAGCCAATAAATCTCCTCAGGCCACTTTGCCTGTGGAGGAAGTGGTTTCTGAAAGTCAGGTCCCGGAAGATGCCGATGCTCTTGAACCGGAGATTATCGCCACGCCTAACGAGGCTGAAGACCACCTGAGTCAGACCGAACAGGCTGTGCTTAATCAACGCTTCGGGTTGTTGTTTGATCTTGAGCAGCACGATTCCAAGGATGTGGAGCTGTTCTTTACATTCTATACGCATAAGGCACGTAAAACCATGGTTCGTTGGCTGGAACGCTCTCAGCCATATCTGCCTTACGTGCGTCGCGTCTTTACGCAGTATGGATTGCCGCAGGATCTTGTATTGCTTCCATTCGTGGAGTCCGGGTACAATGTTCGCGCTTATTCTTGGGCCGGTGCCGGTGGCATGTGGCAGTTTATGCGCGGAACAGGTCGACTCTATGACCTCAAGGCCGACTGGTGGATTGACGAACGTCGGGATCCCTACAAGGCCACTGATGCAGCCGCCCGCCATCTGCGGGATCTCTATGATCGATTTGGCGATTGGTATCTCGCGTTGGCAGCTTATAATGCCGGTGAAGGCAAAATTTCACGCGCTTTAAAACAGGCGAAATGTGATACCTTTTTCGAACTGACGGAAAAGAATCGTAAATTGTCTCGCCGAATCCGTCTGAAAAAAGAAACCAAACAATACGTTCCAAAATTTATCGCTATTTCCAAAGTTTTCCAGAACCTCGACACATTGGGCTTTGAGCCAGTGTCTTGGGAAATGGAAGTAGAAGTCGTGCCGGTTAAAGTGCCGGGTGGTACTGATTTGCTTGCCCTTGCTCGTGAGGGTGGCATGACATGGAATGAATTTCATAAGTACAACCCGGCGTTTCGTCGTCAGGTCAGCCCGCCGCACATGCAGGCTACCGCCTATTTGCCTGTGGCCAAGGCCGACAAGATGATGGCGTATTTGTCCAATCCCGGTTCTAGGCCATTTGCGGGCTATAGCCGTTATCGTATTCGTTCCGGCGATTCCTGGTGGCGTATTTCCAGAAGATTTGGCGTCCCCATTAATGTACTGAAAAGCGTCAATAATACCCGTTCTAATACATTACGCCCCGGTCGGTACGTTATGGTTCCGGCGCACGGTTCCAATAAGACTGTGACCGCGTCTGCGTCGTCTTCTTCCAAGACCAGGGCAATCGCATCCAAGCGTGGCAATTATGTCGTCCGTTCTGGTGATACTCTTTGGTCCCTTTCACAGTCGTTCGGTACGACCGTGAACACGCTCAAGCGTTCCAACGGTTTGCGGTCCAGCCGTCTCAAGGTTGGCCAGAAGCTTTATATCCCCAACAGTTCCAACGCAGCCACCAAGCAGGCCGTCAAGGAAGCGGGCAAGGTTAAGACTCAGATGGTGAATTATAAGGTGCGTCGTGGTGACAACCTGACCACCATCTCCCGCAAGTTTGGCGTTAAAGTTACAGATTTGCGCCGCTGGAATTCCCTCAACTCGCGCGGGACCATCTATGCGGGCCAACGCCTCAAGGTGTACGTCCAGTAGTTTTGAGATTCAGATGTAATGATAAAGCCCGGTTCGTTCTATCGAACCGGGCTTTTTTGTGGAAGATTGAGGGGCGTGTGAAGCGGTCTCTGGACAGAGACTTTCCTTTGGTAATCCTTGTTAGAAAAGAGTTTACAGTCTCATGGAATTCCGATACGTACAGTACTCTTCTTAATATGAGAGGTGGGGTTTTTAGCCCCTAACGCTGTTTAATTACAGGTCTTTCTTCCAAGGAGCGTAAAGATGTGGGAAGCGGTTCGTATGAACTGACCGTGCATTTGGGGCTCGACTGCCTCGGAACCGATGACCCAAATGTTGCTGGTCCCACATCTCGTAAAATATACGTTAATACTACTTTGACCGAGGTCCGTTGTGGAGGTAACCCATGGAAAAAACTACTGAATCTGTTGAAGTCCCCGAAATGGACATGGAAATGAATTTCGCTGATGCTCTTGATGAGTATCTGAATTCCGATTTCGGAGATCTGGACGAAGGCACCATCGTTTCTGGTGAAGTCGTCAAAGTCGACAAGGATTACGTGCTCGTTGACGTGAATTTCAAGTCCGAAGGACAAATTCCCGTTTCCGAGTTCACCGAAGCCGATGGCACTGTGACCATCGAAGTCGGTGAAAAGGTCGACGTTTTCGTCGCCCGCAAAAACGAAGCCGAAGGCACCATCTACTTGTCCCGTGACAAGGCCAAGCGGATGCAGCTTTTTGATAAACTGGAAGAGCTTCAGGAGAAGGACGGCGAAGTCGTCGGCCGCATCATCCGTCGCATCAAGGGCGGTTACACCGTCGACTTGGGTGGCGTTGAAGCATTCCTGCCTGGTTCCCATGTTGATCTCCGTCCGGTCCCCGACATGGACGCTCTGGTCAACCAGGAATTTGATTTCAAGATCCTCAAGATCAACCGTCGCCGTTCCAACGTCATCGTTTCCCGCCGCGTACTGCTCGAAGAGCTGCGCAGTGAACAGCGTGACAAGTTGCTCGGCACCCTCGAAGAGGGCCAGGTTGTGGAAGGTAAGGTCAAGAACATCACCGAATACGGCGTGTTCATCGACCTCGGCGGCCTCGACGGTCTGCTCCACATCACTGACATGTCCTGGAAGCGCATCAAGCATCCTAAGGAAATGGTCAATCTGGGCGACGATCTCGAACTGAAGATTCTCAACTTCGACCGTGAAGGTCAGAAGGTCTCTCTCGGACTCAAGCAGCTCGTGCCTGATCCGTGGGAAAATATTGCTGAAAAGTACCCCGAGGATTCCCGTTTCAACGGTACCATCACCAACCTCGCTGACTACGGCGCATTTGTTGAGTTGGAGAACGGCGTTGAAGGTCTGGTTCACATCTCCGAGATGTCCTGGACCCGCAAGCTTCGTCACCCCTCCCAGATGGTCAAGGTCGGCGACGAAGTGGAAGTCATCGTACTCGGCGTGGACCCGGAGAAGAAGCGTATCTCTCTCGGCATGAAGCAGATCTCCCCGAACCCGTGGGATGTCGTGGCTGAGAAGTACCCCGAGGGCACCGTCCTTGAGGGCGCAATCAAGAACATCACCGAATTCGGCGTGTTCATCGGCATCGAGGAAGGCATTGATGGCCTGATCCACGTTTCCGATATCTCCTGGACCAAGAAAATCCGTCACCCTTCGGAAGTCTACAAGTCCGGCGATTCCGTCCAGGCGAAGGTCCTCACCGTGGACAAGGAGAACGAGAAGTTCACCTTGGGCGTGAAGCAGCTGACCGAAGATCCCTGGTCTCATGTTCCTGCCAAGTACCCCGTGGGCCAGAAGGTCAACGGCACCGTCACCAACATCACTGACTTCGGTCTGTTTGTTGAGGTCGAGGAAGGTATTGAAGGTCTGGTTCACGTTTCCGAGATCAGCCGTAAAAAGATCAAGTCTCCCTCCGAGATGTTCAAGGAAGGCGACGTCATCGAAGCCAAGGTTATCCATGTGTCCGCTGATGAGCGCCGTCTCGGCCTGTCCATCAAGCAGACCAAGGAAGAGCCTGCACGCTCCGGCGGCGGCAAGTCCAAATCCTTTGGCGGCGGCGGCATCGATGCCGGTTCCACCTTGGGCGACCTGCTCCGCGAGAAGCTGGAAGAAGCAGCTGGCGAAATCCCCATGGATGAGCCCGAAGCCGTTGTTGAGGAAGTGGTAGAAGCCGCTCCTGAAGCTCCGGTTGAAGAAGTTGTTGAAGCCGAAGCTCCGGTCGAAGAAGCCGTTGCTGAGGAAGCTGCTCCTGAAGAAGCTCCGGTTGAAGAAGCCGCTGCTGAAGAAGAAAGCAAGTAAAGCGAGCCCATCATGCGTATGGAAGAGACCAAAACTCGTTTCTCCCAGCGCCACCCCCTTCTTTTTGGGGTGATGATGATCATATTGGCCGTGGCCCTCATCTCGGGGGTCATGGCCTTTTTCCGTT
This genomic window contains:
- a CDS encoding thermonuclease family protein; this encodes MNSRNLVLSLFLLSLLTFFPGHASALDVQFLHIIDGDSLVVVSGGDSVEVRLIGVDAPEYRQEYSNKAKVFSLKFCHGKRLKLVFDREKKDRYGRTLAYVYADGEMLNKAIIQAGLALAFKIKPNTRYSSHFKAVEKEAKKAKRGFWRFGGLKQTPAQWRRAH
- a CDS encoding 30S ribosomal protein S1; the encoded protein is MEKTTESVEVPEMDMEMNFADALDEYLNSDFGDLDEGTIVSGEVVKVDKDYVLVDVNFKSEGQIPVSEFTEADGTVTIEVGEKVDVFVARKNEAEGTIYLSRDKAKRMQLFDKLEELQEKDGEVVGRIIRRIKGGYTVDLGGVEAFLPGSHVDLRPVPDMDALVNQEFDFKILKINRRRSNVIVSRRVLLEELRSEQRDKLLGTLEEGQVVEGKVKNITEYGVFIDLGGLDGLLHITDMSWKRIKHPKEMVNLGDDLELKILNFDREGQKVSLGLKQLVPDPWENIAEKYPEDSRFNGTITNLADYGAFVELENGVEGLVHISEMSWTRKLRHPSQMVKVGDEVEVIVLGVDPEKKRISLGMKQISPNPWDVVAEKYPEGTVLEGAIKNITEFGVFIGIEEGIDGLIHVSDISWTKKIRHPSEVYKSGDSVQAKVLTVDKENEKFTLGVKQLTEDPWSHVPAKYPVGQKVNGTVTNITDFGLFVEVEEGIEGLVHVSEISRKKIKSPSEMFKEGDVIEAKVIHVSADERRLGLSIKQTKEEPARSGGGKSKSFGGGGIDAGSTLGDLLREKLEEAAGEIPMDEPEAVVEEVVEAAPEAPVEEVVEAEAPVEEAVAEEAAPEEAPVEEAAAEEESK
- a CDS encoding TrmH family RNA methyltransferase, with amino-acid sequence MQNNDRDKKDGKIYVVGNKPVKELLMDNPRKVDFVAFRKGRRDQAVEEIIELCRTQKVPHKSVSAQDLDYMYRGNHQGIAARCATLDYTPLEQLLEDAVDAPLPLIVALDQVQDTGNVGVLARTIHALGGAGLIVCQHHGAYLGAGALRSSAGALNKLPVAKVGNLANAMKDCVNYDYTLYAARMTSDSANVYTAELETPAVLVLGNEEKGIRPGVSKFCHHSVHVPFQREFDSLNVAQAGAIIVSEFARRLG
- a CDS encoding MBL fold metallo-hydrolase, giving the protein MELTFLVDNNSLIGTQFLAEPALSMFIQDGDKNILFDAGYSDAFMINAQRKGIDLLNLDWVALSHGHFDHTWGLDYLIRHHFEAAIHKQPHTRPRLVAHPQAFTSKRKSAVPELGMLLAEEKLSRQFELTLTDKPVWLTDTLVALGEIERVMDFEPPAPLGERIEENGPVPDEMPDDTALAYVSDSGLVVISGCAHAGICNTVEQAKRVTGVDKVHTVLGGFHLQQAKPERLDPTTDYLAALNLENLYACHCTDLYAKIAMAKKCPLKEVGSGLTLKF
- a CDS encoding pyrimidine dimer DNA glycosylase/endonuclease V, whose product is MRLWTVHPKHLDAKGLVALWREGLLARAVLHGQTKGYKNHPQLTRFHEHPNPLIAIDAYLSAVLTESRERNYNFNANKIDETATAPSIEETSGQLDYEWHHLLKKLKKRDPKRFKESQAIERPDAHPLFHMVDGGVREWEKRIKEQQ
- a CDS encoding phage capsid protein, which encodes MSTTVSNGFVTQYVEMVHQAYQAQGSKMRQTVRLQSEVEGSKCVFQKVGKGAAGKKTRHGNVPLMNLNHSNVSCTLSDWYAAEYIDKLDELKDKGDEKQVAANAGAWALGRKIDELIITKLGGAANVVAENTSGLTKDKILQAFGTMNANDVPDDGHRFAVVGPHQWNELLNIQEFKSSDYAGEQYPWLKGTESRTWLGITWMFHTGLPLDNGMRKCFVYHRNAAGLAEGQKVKAFVDWVPEKAAHLVDHMLSAGACLIDPDGVIEIQCDDDAVIL
- a CDS encoding lytic transglycosylase domain-containing protein, with product MKVFKYGYLLAMTVLVAGFAAGCTANKSPQATLPVEEVVSESQVPEDADALEPEIIATPNEAEDHLSQTEQAVLNQRFGLLFDLEQHDSKDVELFFTFYTHKARKTMVRWLERSQPYLPYVRRVFTQYGLPQDLVLLPFVESGYNVRAYSWAGAGGMWQFMRGTGRLYDLKADWWIDERRDPYKATDAAARHLRDLYDRFGDWYLALAAYNAGEGKISRALKQAKCDTFFELTEKNRKLSRRIRLKKETKQYVPKFIAISKVFQNLDTLGFEPVSWEMEVEVVPVKVPGGTDLLALAREGGMTWNEFHKYNPAFRRQVSPPHMQATAYLPVAKADKMMAYLSNPGSRPFAGYSRYRIRSGDSWWRISRRFGVPINVLKSVNNTRSNTLRPGRYVMVPAHGSNKTVTASASSSSKTRAIASKRGNYVVRSGDTLWSLSQSFGTTVNTLKRSNGLRSSRLKVGQKLYIPNSSNAATKQAVKEAGKVKTQMVNYKVRRGDNLTTISRKFGVKVTDLRRWNSLNSRGTIYAGQRLKVYVQ